One window of the Candidatus Polarisedimenticolia bacterium genome contains the following:
- a CDS encoding UvrD-helicase domain-containing protein encodes MSRLPLTAAQERAVEADLPEICVTAGAGSGKTRVLVERFVRLVLRQGVPVERILAITFTEKAASELKDRIARAFEEAGRDRERREIESACIATIDSFCARLLREHALEAGVDPRFRVLPEMEAVRLMREAADAVLLGGDEKELSALLEATGITDLSDCVRSLYEKIRHAGMPLSLATLEPRAASEDPLARLEEALREMALVAAQEPLTGRQASMVRSLSELPARLRALPEAGTVGEIAGRYGESRRLYDFKGLASRPRLASALRDLDAALWDWRARELEKRAAPFRRNLADLLVSFDEEYGRRKRALAALDFADLEQRVRDLLSGSEPTRRRIRARFTHLFLDEFQDTNPLQHDIVRLLHDGNALFVVGDAKQSIYGFRDADVSILEDLRARSSAAGGALSLPENFRSRPELVEFANRLFSSPLWQAGGVPFEPMQTACEALAKACPSVEILKLDGPDAAGARRREAAALAARLAALVEGGQLRRPASGSGEPAGALSYGDVAILFRTTTWMRTYERALSERRIPYFVQKGRGYFRTQEVRDLMNLVRVLENPRDDLALAAVLRSPLCGLTDDDLLRVSLGEGRRWRLWDRLERARDLPEDSRRRIEASRLLLEEIRGRRSAPLWRRLQSLLSRTPLALDALLHFNGRRRFANLGKLLDLVRRWETGGDAARLPLPELLEEYQSEETRESEAMVESSQDDTVRLMTIHAAKGLEFPLVALADLGRGEHLARQEGTFRRGEGFGWSFYDPASGRRSLKPAGTERLEALDKEAQQREENRLLYVGVTRAREHLILSGWSVPDEQGEGSWMKSILEALGGENALRDDPRLRFSQGDAATEGGASFVSLAGERRSALEEGEALGPGLGDSGEGALSREILRRTGLSSPPADATPFVTTASEIVQHSLCPRRYHLRYRLGAPQGSRRRNAGEASEASEAEELAALADDAVLKDDEVPAEVLGDRVHRILASEGNGAALEDLLSALGPRDREEARRQVETFRRSPLGRRAAAGEAQKEIPFAMARHGSTLRGQIDLVLRAPDGEITLVDYKTSRIRSAEVAEKAADYGLQLRIYALAAAELFGRLPVRACLYFLHPDVVFDVPIGEAELLEAERAIADFFSAQQREAFPESPARHCFACGYRQLYCPGVTDRIPRAAG; translated from the coding sequence ATGAGCCGGCTGCCTCTCACCGCCGCCCAGGAGAGGGCGGTGGAAGCCGACCTCCCGGAGATCTGCGTCACGGCCGGGGCCGGCTCGGGAAAGACCCGCGTCCTGGTGGAGCGCTTCGTACGCCTGGTGCTCCGACAGGGAGTCCCGGTGGAGCGGATCCTGGCGATCACCTTCACCGAGAAAGCGGCTTCCGAGCTGAAGGACCGCATCGCGCGCGCCTTCGAGGAGGCGGGACGCGACCGGGAGCGCCGCGAGATCGAATCCGCCTGCATCGCCACCATCGACTCGTTCTGCGCGCGGCTGCTTCGCGAGCATGCGCTCGAAGCCGGCGTGGACCCGCGGTTTCGCGTCCTGCCGGAGATGGAGGCGGTCCGCTTGATGCGCGAGGCGGCCGACGCCGTTCTGCTGGGCGGCGACGAGAAAGAGCTCTCCGCTCTTCTCGAGGCCACCGGCATCACCGACCTGTCGGATTGCGTGCGCTCCCTGTACGAGAAGATTCGTCATGCCGGGATGCCGCTGTCGCTCGCCACGCTGGAGCCGCGCGCGGCGTCGGAGGATCCCCTGGCGCGCCTCGAGGAAGCGCTGCGGGAGATGGCCCTTGTCGCCGCGCAGGAGCCGCTCACCGGCCGTCAGGCTTCGATGGTGCGGAGTCTCTCCGAGCTGCCTGCGCGCCTGCGCGCTCTGCCGGAAGCCGGCACGGTGGGGGAGATCGCGGGGCGCTATGGTGAATCGCGCCGCCTCTACGATTTCAAGGGGCTGGCTTCCCGACCGCGCCTGGCCTCGGCGCTGCGCGATCTCGACGCGGCCTTGTGGGACTGGCGCGCGCGGGAGCTGGAAAAGCGCGCGGCACCCTTCCGCCGGAATCTTGCGGATCTCCTCGTCTCTTTCGACGAAGAGTACGGACGGCGCAAGCGCGCGCTGGCGGCCCTCGATTTCGCCGATCTGGAGCAGCGCGTTCGGGATCTCCTCTCCGGCTCCGAGCCGACCCGGCGCCGGATTCGCGCGCGCTTCACTCACCTGTTCCTCGACGAATTCCAGGACACCAATCCGCTGCAGCACGACATCGTCCGACTTCTCCACGATGGCAACGCACTGTTCGTGGTGGGGGATGCCAAGCAATCGATTTACGGCTTCCGCGATGCCGACGTATCGATCCTGGAGGATCTGCGGGCACGCAGCTCCGCGGCAGGCGGCGCGCTCAGCCTCCCGGAGAACTTCCGGAGCCGCCCGGAGCTGGTCGAATTCGCCAACCGCCTTTTTTCCTCGCCGCTCTGGCAGGCGGGGGGCGTGCCCTTCGAGCCGATGCAGACTGCCTGCGAGGCCCTCGCCAAGGCCTGTCCCTCGGTGGAAATCCTGAAGCTGGACGGGCCTGATGCCGCAGGAGCGCGGCGCCGCGAGGCGGCGGCTCTCGCGGCGAGGCTGGCGGCGCTGGTGGAAGGAGGCCAGCTGCGGCGCCCGGCAAGCGGGAGCGGAGAGCCGGCCGGCGCGCTGAGCTACGGCGATGTGGCCATCCTCTTTCGCACCACCACCTGGATGCGCACCTACGAGCGGGCCCTATCCGAGAGGCGCATTCCCTATTTCGTCCAGAAGGGGAGGGGATACTTCAGGACCCAGGAGGTGCGCGACCTGATGAACCTGGTGCGCGTCCTCGAGAACCCGCGCGATGATCTGGCGCTCGCCGCGGTGCTGCGCTCGCCGCTGTGCGGTCTCACGGACGATGACCTGCTTCGCGTCAGCCTCGGAGAAGGAAGGAGATGGCGACTATGGGATCGCCTGGAGCGCGCCCGGGATCTTCCCGAGGATTCCCGTCGGCGCATCGAAGCGTCCCGTCTCCTGCTGGAGGAGATCCGCGGCCGCCGCAGCGCGCCCCTCTGGCGGCGCCTGCAATCGTTGCTGTCGCGCACCCCCCTGGCGCTCGACGCGTTGCTGCACTTCAACGGACGGCGCCGCTTCGCCAACCTGGGCAAGCTCCTGGACCTGGTCCGCCGCTGGGAGACGGGGGGCGACGCGGCCCGGCTGCCGCTGCCGGAGCTGCTGGAGGAGTACCAGAGCGAGGAGACGCGCGAATCAGAGGCGATGGTGGAGTCGTCTCAGGACGACACGGTGCGTCTGATGACGATCCATGCGGCCAAAGGGCTGGAGTTCCCGCTCGTCGCCCTCGCCGACCTGGGGCGCGGCGAGCATCTGGCGCGCCAGGAGGGGACGTTCCGGCGCGGGGAGGGCTTCGGATGGTCGTTCTACGATCCCGCCTCGGGCCGCCGATCCCTGAAGCCGGCCGGGACGGAGCGCCTGGAGGCGCTCGATAAGGAGGCACAGCAGCGGGAGGAGAACCGTCTCCTCTACGTGGGCGTCACGCGGGCGCGCGAGCATCTGATCCTGAGCGGCTGGTCGGTGCCGGACGAGCAGGGCGAGGGCTCCTGGATGAAATCGATCCTCGAGGCGCTGGGCGGCGAGAACGCCCTGCGTGATGACCCGCGCCTGCGCTTCTCCCAGGGAGATGCCGCGACCGAGGGAGGGGCGTCGTTCGTCTCGCTGGCCGGCGAGCGGCGCAGCGCGCTGGAAGAAGGAGAGGCGCTGGGTCCTGGCCTCGGAGATTCCGGTGAGGGTGCTTTGTCGCGGGAGATTCTGCGGCGGACCGGCCTGTCCTCCCCGCCTGCCGATGCGACCCCCTTCGTGACGACGGCGAGCGAAATCGTACAGCATTCCCTCTGTCCGCGACGCTACCATCTGCGTTACCGTCTCGGAGCTCCTCAGGGATCCCGCCGCCGCAACGCCGGAGAGGCGAGTGAGGCGAGCGAAGCAGAGGAGCTTGCCGCACTTGCCGATGATGCCGTCCTCAAGGACGACGAGGTCCCGGCGGAGGTCCTGGGAGACCGCGTTCACCGGATCCTCGCGTCCGAGGGGAATGGAGCCGCCCTGGAAGACTTGCTGTCCGCTCTAGGGCCGCGGGACCGGGAAGAGGCGCGGCGCCAGGTGGAGACTTTCCGGCGCAGCCCGCTGGGACGGCGGGCGGCCGCCGGCGAGGCGCAAAAGGAGATTCCCTTCGCCATGGCGCGGCACGGCTCGACGCTGCGCGGGCAGATCGACCTGGTCCTGCGCGCCCCCGACGGGGAAATCACGCTCGTCGACTACAAGACCAGCCGGATACGCAGCGCGGAGGTCGCCGAGAAAGCAGCCGACTATGGGCTGCAGCTGCGCATCTATGCGCTGGCAGCGGCCGAACTCTTTGGACGGCTTCCCGTCCGCGCCTGCCTCTATTTCCTCCATCCCGACGTTGTCTTCGATGTCCCCATCGGCGAGGCCGAGCTGCTGGAGGCGGAGCGCGCCATCGCAGATTTCTTCAGCGCGCAGCAGAGGGAGGCTTTTCCGGAATCTCCCGCCCGGCACTGCTTCGCGTGCGGCTACCGGCAGCTCTACTGTCCGGGAGTGACCGACCGGATACCGCGCGCGGCGGGATAG
- a CDS encoding threonine/serine dehydratase has product MAERDVLSKGAFEKAFAVVREQAHRTPVLRCRTLSRLAGLDLLLKCENLQRVGAFKFRGACAMLAMLTPEERARGVITYSSGNHAQAVALASSLAGTRALIVMPEDAAGVKLAATKGYGAEILQHGRTPQQRQALALQLASERGLTMVPPYEDPRILLGQGTVLLELLEQEPEVEVILVPVGGGGLLGGICAAARLFRPALEIYGVEPEVADDWYQSIAAGEIRRIATADTIADGLRSLEPGKVPFPIVREVVRGILRVSEAEIRRAMLLLLTRAKIVAEPSGAVSVAGALVHAPRFAGRRVASIVSGGNVEPALLASLASETV; this is encoded by the coding sequence TTGGCTGAGCGGGACGTTTTATCCAAAGGCGCTTTCGAGAAAGCTTTCGCGGTGGTCCGCGAGCAGGCACATCGGACTCCGGTTTTGCGCTGCCGCACCCTTTCACGCCTCGCCGGGCTGGACCTCTTGCTGAAGTGCGAGAATCTTCAGCGCGTCGGAGCCTTCAAGTTCCGCGGCGCCTGCGCCATGCTGGCCATGCTGACTCCCGAGGAGCGCGCCCGCGGGGTGATCACCTATTCCTCCGGGAACCACGCTCAGGCGGTGGCTCTGGCCTCGAGCCTGGCCGGGACTCGTGCTCTCATCGTCATGCCGGAGGATGCGGCCGGGGTGAAGCTGGCCGCCACGAAGGGCTACGGGGCCGAGATCCTCCAGCATGGACGTACGCCGCAGCAGCGGCAGGCCCTGGCGCTGCAGCTCGCCTCCGAGCGGGGCCTCACGATGGTTCCCCCTTACGAGGACCCCCGCATCCTGCTGGGTCAGGGAACGGTGCTGCTGGAGCTGCTCGAGCAGGAGCCGGAGGTGGAGGTGATTCTGGTACCGGTGGGGGGCGGTGGCCTGCTGGGCGGGATCTGCGCCGCTGCACGCCTGTTCCGGCCCGCGCTGGAAATCTACGGGGTCGAGCCGGAGGTGGCCGACGACTGGTACCAGTCGATTGCGGCGGGAGAAATCCGGCGGATCGCGACGGCCGACACGATCGCCGACGGATTGCGCAGTCTGGAGCCGGGGAAAGTACCCTTCCCGATCGTCCGGGAGGTGGTGCGCGGCATCCTGCGGGTGAGCGAGGCGGAGATCCGCCGGGCCATGCTCCTGCTGCTGACGCGCGCCAAGATTGTTGCGGAGCCTTCCGGCGCGGTTTCGGTCGCCGGCGCGCTGGTCCACGCACCCCGATTCGCGGGGCGGCGCGTGGCCTCCATCGTCTCCGGCGGCAACGTCGAGCCCGCGCTTCTCGCTTCCCTCGCTTCCGAGACGGTCTGA